One window of the Granulicella arctica genome contains the following:
- a CDS encoding tetratricopeptide repeat protein: MTLSQRTSLLRYSYLLPAVALLAMTPSLLAQAPVKAAAAVSATPASTPDHAASYYHYGLAHLYEEMAVNAGRPDYATQAVEEYKLALDADPNSVMLQNGLADLYFKIGRIREAVTAAQEQVKKNPDDLEAHSLLGRVYLRSLGDMQGAQSAQMLQLAIAEYEKLAQLKPDDIETHLLLGQLYGLNHDSAKAEAEFKAAQKIDANSEEVVLNMARLYSEQGDTQRATDTLAAIPEGDRTARVEFALGASYDQLKKPKEAAAAYQRALDQEPDNLDTERGLASALLLDNQLDKAMKILQQIVATEPQDAQSQIHISEIQRRQGHYDEALATLKKAKPLAQDSLELSYNEALIYDSLGRYDEATTVLTTILASSDHPDGKYADGEKSNRAIFLDRLGIIYREENKFSEAAAAYKQIAAMGGDYAIRGYQGEVDAYRDAHMWKEATGAAAEAAKALPKERGVQLMYAGQLADTGKVDEGIALAKSQYTGTTDDRDVDVALAQMYIRLRRWPEATSLLDKSEASASKQEERLYVYFLRGEMADRQKLYDQAEAQFQKALAIDPQNSTVLNYLGYMYADRGIKLPEALSMIRKAVELDPQNYAFLDSLGWVYFKSGQYTLAEENLRKANERGSTDPTVHDHLGEVYEKTGKLKLAVSQWERSMTEYAHSLPADADPTDVAKVQHKLENARVKLAKLGNAPQNQSQNGKETKQQ; the protein is encoded by the coding sequence TCGTACTACCACTACGGCCTCGCCCATCTCTATGAAGAGATGGCAGTTAACGCCGGTCGCCCCGACTACGCCACGCAGGCAGTCGAGGAGTACAAGCTCGCTCTCGATGCCGATCCGAACTCGGTCATGCTCCAGAACGGCCTCGCTGACCTTTACTTCAAAATTGGCCGAATCCGCGAGGCGGTCACCGCTGCTCAGGAGCAGGTCAAGAAGAATCCGGACGATCTGGAAGCCCATTCCCTGCTCGGCCGTGTCTACCTGCGCTCCCTGGGCGATATGCAGGGTGCGCAGTCCGCACAGATGTTGCAGCTTGCCATCGCGGAGTACGAGAAGCTCGCTCAGCTGAAACCAGACGATATCGAGACACACCTGCTTCTTGGCCAGCTCTATGGCCTCAACCACGATTCCGCCAAGGCTGAGGCAGAGTTCAAAGCCGCCCAGAAGATCGATGCCAACTCCGAAGAGGTCGTGCTCAATATGGCGCGCCTCTACAGTGAGCAAGGCGACACGCAGCGGGCAACCGACACGCTTGCCGCCATCCCTGAAGGGGATCGCACCGCCCGAGTCGAGTTCGCTCTGGGTGCAAGCTACGACCAGCTCAAAAAGCCGAAGGAAGCCGCCGCAGCCTATCAGCGCGCTCTCGATCAGGAGCCTGACAATCTAGACACAGAGCGCGGGCTCGCAAGCGCCCTGCTCCTTGACAACCAACTCGACAAGGCGATGAAGATCCTGCAGCAGATCGTCGCGACCGAGCCGCAGGATGCCCAGTCTCAGATTCACATCTCGGAGATTCAGCGCAGACAAGGTCACTACGACGAAGCCCTTGCGACGCTGAAGAAAGCTAAGCCCCTCGCACAGGACTCGCTCGAACTGAGCTACAACGAAGCGCTCATCTATGACTCGCTGGGTCGATACGATGAAGCAACCACGGTCCTGACGACCATCCTGGCAAGCTCCGACCATCCCGACGGCAAATACGCAGATGGTGAGAAGTCCAACCGAGCCATCTTCCTCGACCGGCTGGGAATCATCTACCGTGAAGAAAACAAGTTCTCCGAAGCCGCTGCCGCCTACAAGCAGATCGCCGCCATGGGTGGAGACTATGCCATCCGTGGGTATCAGGGCGAGGTCGATGCCTATCGTGACGCCCACATGTGGAAGGAAGCGACCGGCGCTGCAGCAGAAGCAGCAAAGGCGCTCCCGAAAGAGCGCGGTGTCCAGTTGATGTACGCTGGCCAGCTTGCCGACACCGGCAAGGTTGACGAAGGTATCGCGCTGGCAAAGAGCCAATACACAGGCACCACCGACGATCGCGATGTCGATGTAGCGCTGGCGCAGATGTACATTCGTCTACGTCGCTGGCCCGAGGCCACCTCGCTGCTCGACAAGTCTGAAGCTTCCGCATCCAAGCAGGAGGAGCGGCTTTATGTCTACTTCCTGCGGGGAGAAATGGCCGATCGGCAGAAGCTCTACGATCAGGCGGAGGCACAGTTTCAGAAAGCCCTCGCGATCGATCCTCAAAACTCGACTGTGCTGAATTACCTCGGGTATATGTACGCCGATCGTGGCATCAAGCTGCCAGAAGCCCTGTCGATGATTCGTAAAGCTGTCGAGCTCGATCCACAGAACTACGCCTTTCTTGATTCACTCGGCTGGGTCTACTTCAAATCGGGTCAGTACACACTGGCGGAAGAAAATCTCCGCAAAGCGAACGAGCGCGGCAGCACCGATCCAACCGTCCACGATCATCTCGGCGAAGTCTACGAGAAGACAGGCAAGCTGAAGCTGGCCGTCTCCCAGTGGGAGCGTTCCATGACGGAGTACGCGCACTCGCTGCCCGCTGACGCTGATCCAACCGACGTGGCCAAGGTGCAGCACAAGCTCGAAAACGCTCGCGTCAAGCTGGCCAAACTCGGTAACGCACCCCAGAACCAGAGCCAGAACGGCAAAGAGACGAAGCAGCAATAA